The Cognatishimia activa nucleotide sequence TTAGAAAATGCCTATTGAAGCTGTAATATTTGATGTCGGCAACGTTCTGATCGAGTGGCAGCCAGAACGTGCCTACGATCGCCTGATCGGCGAAGAACGCCGCAAAGCCATGTTTGCAGAGCTGGACATGCATGACATGAACAATGACATCGACCTAGGGGCCCCTTTCAAAGAGCGTATTTATCAATTCGCGGAAGAAAACCCGAAATGGCGCGATGAAATCCGTATGTGGCATGACAACTGGTTTGACCTCGCGAGCCCTGCCATTGACCACTCTTGGCGCCTACTAAGAGCGTTGCGCGCAAAAGGCGTTCAGGTATTTGCCCTCTCCAATTTCGGCGTCGACAATTGGCCCCCTGCTGTCGAGGTCTACCCGGTACTCGGTGAATTTGACCGCGAATATGTATCAGGCCGTATGGGTCATGTGAAACCGTTCAACCGGATTTATGAAATGGTTGAAGAAGACTGTCAGGTCGAACCAGATCGTCTTCTTTTCGCTGACGACCGTGAAGAAAACCTGGTGACCGCGCGCGCACGTGGCTGGAAAACCCACCTATTTGAAGGACCGCAAGGCTGGGCAGACCGCTTGGTAACTGAAGGTCTGTTGACCGCGACGGAGGCGGCTTAGGCCGCCATAGCAGCAGGCGGCGTCCGCTTTTCGCGGATTGGAAGATGCACTATCGCGCTAAAGGCCCCCACACCTACGCCGATCCACCAGACCGCTTCATAGCTTCCATAGACGTCATACATGCGCCCGCCCAGCCACACGCCCAAGAAACTACCCAGTTGGTGGCTGAAGAAGACAATGCCATAGAGCGTGCCCATGTAACGCAGCCCATAAAGATGCGCGACGAGACCTGAGGTGAGCGGAACAGTTGCGAGCCAGAGCGAGCCCATCACAATTGAAAATATGATGACGGTTGTTGGCGTCATCGGCAACATTATGAACGCCGCGGCCGCTATTGTTCGACCTGTATAGATTGCCGCCAGTAGATACTTCTTGGAGTATTTTTTACCGAGATAGCCCGCATACAGCGTGCCGCCAATATTAGCTGCACCGATTAGGGCAATCGACCATGCACCAAGCTGTGAGGTGGTGCTTATGCCAACGGAGGCAAGTACGCCTTTCGGGTCAATGGCAGCACAGACCTCCGTCACAAACGCCGGGAAATGCGCGGTTACAAAGGCGAGTTGGTAGCCGCAACTGAAAAATCCGAGAAAGATAAGCGTGTAAGACGGATCTTTGAATGCACGCTTCAAAATGGTCCCCATGCTTTCTTCAAGTTCCGCTTTTGAAGCCGCAGGCGCACGCATCATTGGGAGCGTAATCAAGACTGCAAGGATACCGGCTGCAAAGATCAGAAATGTGTTTTGCCAACTCAGGAAGCCCAACATCCATTCAGCAACCGGCGCACCAAATACCTGCCCAGCGCTGCCTGCCGCCGTTGCAATCGCAAGCGACATCGAGCGGTTTTCATCAGAACTCGCGCGTCCGACGACCGCCAAGATTACACCAAAACCCGTACCCGCGATACCAAATCCAACCATCACTTCATAAAACTGATGCGCTTCAGGTGAAACAGCGAAGGAAGACAATACCAATCCAGCTGCGTAGACCAGAGCCCCCATTATGATCGCCTTGCGATCCCCGATGCGTTCTGCAATCGCACCGAAAATCGGCTGACCGATACCCCAGGCAAGGTTTTGAATCGCAATGGCCAGAGAGAATTCAGACCGCAGCCAGCCAAACTCTTCGGCAATTGGGATTTGAAACACCCCAAAGCTTGCACGGATCGAGAAGGACACGAGAATGATGATGCAACCGGCGATCAACACCGGTGTCATTAGAGGCGCGCGTTCCTGCATGGTACTCTCCTTGGGCAGCGCCCGCATGATGGGAGCGTCGGCTCAAGTGAGTCAATTCAGGAATTGTGCGCCTGATAGTCAAGATCTGTGATCTGTCAGCAATTATGCCCTATGGGCGCGGAATTGGCCCTGTATCTTTGGGCACGGCATATCCGCGCTGAAACCCTGGGCGGTCAGCCAATCTTAGGTACCAGTCGCGGACAGCTGGAAAGTCATTTAAATCGATCCTCTGAAATTCAAACCGAGATACCCAAGGCCAAATCGCAAATTCGCAAACCGAGAGATGTTTCAGTATAAAATCGCGGTGTTCAAGATGCGCATTCAAGATGCCATAGAGCCTTTGCGCCTCTTTGCCGAACCTTTCCTCCGCGTATGGCGCTTTGCCCGGATTGAACTTCAGGAAGTGGTGCGCCTGCCCCAGCATCGGCCCTTGCCCACCCATCTGCCACATGAGCCATCGCATCATTTCCCAATATTCCGGATCATGCCGCTCTGGTGTAAATTGGCCGGTCTTTTCGGAAAGATAGAGCAGTATTGCACCGCTTTCATTCACGACCGTCCCGTCATCGTCCACGAGCACCGGTATTTTGTGATTTGGGTTCAGCGCCAAAAAGGATGGATCAAATTGCTCGTCTGCGCTGATATCGACCGATTGCACCGTGTAGGGCAGGCCCATTTCTTCCAAAGCGATGGATATCTTACGGCCGTTCGGCGTGGACCAAGTATATAGCGTGATCATTGTTGTTCCCATCCGCTGAGCGCAGTTTGGTTATTGGCCGTGATATTGCCCGCAAATTTAGCGCACGAAAAGCAGACGTAACGGCGCAGCCTATATCGCGGCTTCCAACCCTCGCTTACAAAAGCTATGCAACAGTTATGACTGCGATACAGGACATCTACGACAACCTCGTTGCCACGGGCGAATTGACCCGCGACCCGGCGCAAGAGGCCGTTCTCCCCGAATTCGAACGCGTGCGCGCCGGCCTTGCTGAGCCTGCTCCGAAGAAAAAGGGGTGGTTTAAGAAAGCCAAACCAGAGGCCGTCAAAGGACTTTATCTTTGGGGTGGCGTTGGGCGCGGAAAATCCATGTTGATGGATATGTTTGTTGAGGCTGTTGAGGTCCCTTCCCGGCGCGTACACTTCCACGCGTTTATGCAGGAGATTCACGCCGGCATGCATCAGGCCCGTCAGGAGGGCGTCAAAGATGCGCTTGCGCCTGTTGCAGCTAAAGTGATCGAAGATGTTCGCCTGCTGGCCTTTGATGAAATGCAAATCACAGATATCACGGACGCCATGATTGTCGGACGTCTGTTTGAGATGCTTTTTGAGGCGGGCGTCACAATTGTCACCACCTCAAATCGTGTGCCTGATGATCTCTATAAAGATGGCCTCAACCGACAGCTCTTTCTGCCCTTCATCGACGTCCTGAAAGAACAGATGGTCATCTGGGAAATGGTCTCCCCTACGGACTACCGTCAAAATCGCCTGACAGGTCAACAGGTCTATTTTGTGCGTGGCTCTGGTGGCGCAAGGAAGCGTTTGTTGGAGCTTTGGAAAGACCTTGCGGGAACCGGTGCTCCGCCGCTCATTTTGACGGTCCAAGGCCGCGAGGTTGAGATCCCCAGGTTCCGCAACGGGGTGGGTAAAGCAAAATTCTATGACCTTTGTGGCAAGATGCTTGGCCCGGCCGACTACTTGGCAATTGCAGAGGCTGTACGCGTTCTGGTGATCGAAGATATCCCTCATCTCAGCCGCCACAACTTCAACGAAGCAAAACGCTTCGTGACATTGATTGACGCGCTTTATGAAGCGAAAGTCCGGCTGATTTGCACAGCCGCCGCGGAACCAGAGATGCTCTATGTTGAAGGCACAGGCACCTTTGAGTTTGAACGAACCGCCAGCCGACTGCGAGAGATGCAGGACGCAGATTGGGGCAAAGATACCTAAGCACGAATCACTGAATTCAAACGAATCGGGGGACGCCAATTGGCATCCCCCGGTCCCGATAGTCTTGCCTGTACTGGGCTTAAAGGCGCTGCTCGGCCACCTCTATCCCACTGCCTTTATTGAAAAAAGTCCTGCTGTAGCGACTATACGCCCTGTCAAACGAATCGGTCAAGTGGCTCCGAATCGGTTTTTTGATCTCGAGCACATAACGATTCGCAGAAGTGAGTCGTTTCAATCACTTAGCGCGGCAAAAAAATTCACTACCCGTTCTCGCGCAGGACCACCCCAGCCAGATAGAGCGAACCGCAGATCAAAACGCGGCTGCCCGGTGCGACTTTCAGAATGTCACGAAGCGCCACTTCAACGTTCTCAGCAATCTGAGCTTTCATGCCGACCTGAGTGGCAGCAAGCGCCGTCGCTTCTGCAGGTAGCGTGTTTGCTTCTCCTGGAATGGAGACGGCGGTCAGGCTCTCAACTTCTTTGGCGATGGGGGAGAGGTAGCCGCTAACGTCCTTAGTGTTCAGCATACCGCAGATCAGATGTGTGTCGCGCTTTGGAAGCGATTTCAGAAGCTCTGCAATCGCAATACCCGCAGCGGCATTGTGGCCACCATCAAGCCAAAGTTCAGCGTCGCCTGCGGCCTCAACCAGCGGGCCGGTTTTCATACGCTGCATACGCGCAGGCCATTCAGCATTTGCCATGGCTGCCTCGCAAGCCACCTCATCTGCCCCAAGATGACGCAAGACGGCCAACGCGGCACCCGCGTTTATAACCTGGTGCGCACCCAGAAGCGCGGGCATTGGAAGGTCCAGCAAACCACGCTCGTCCTGATAAATCAGACGTCCACGCTCCGTGCTAACATGCCAATGTTGCCCATAGGCCAGTAGCGGCGCGCCAAGACGTGTCGCAGTGGCTTCGATCACTTCCATAGCCTCATCTTCCTGAGGGCCAACAATGCATGGAACTCCACGTTTAATGATACCCGCCTTTTCGGCGGCGATCTTTGCAAGGGTGTTCCCAAGAAACTGTTCGTGATCGATCGAGACCGGCGTGATCACGGTGACTTCGGGTTCGATCACATTGGTTGCATCCAACCGCCCGCCAAGTCCAACTTCCAGCAAGGTGTAATCCGCCTTTTTGCGCGCGAAGGCGAGCAATGCGGCACAGGTGGTGATCTCAAAATAGGTGATGTCAATGCCACCATTCTTGGCGTAACACTCATCCAGCACCTCAGAGAGGTGGTCTTCCGAAATCAGCTCTCCCGCAAGACGGATGCGCTCATGAAAGCGCGCAAGGTGAGGAGAGGTGTAAGCGTGCGCAGTTCGCCCCATCCCCTCAAGCCCTGCACGGATCATGGCTTGCGTAGAACCTTTACCATTGGTGCCCGCAATATGGATCACAGGTGGCAGGTCTTTCTGCGGATTATCCAGCGCTTTCAATAGACGCCAAACGCGATCCAATGTCAGATCAATGACCTTTGGATGCAGGGACATCATGCGCTCTAGAATGGCATCGGAAGATTCGGTCGTCATGGCGTGTCTCAAATCAATTTCTGGCAGAATCGCTATATAAAAAACGCGCCCGGCTCAATGCGGGGCGCGTCATAAATGGTCGAAATTCCGTATAGGTTACTCGGCTTTTGCGGCTTCAGCAGGTTCTCCCGCCGCATCTGTGCCGTTTTCAGCGCTCGGGGCAGGTAAATCGCCTTTCACGGCAGGTGGCAGTTCCAGCAGCATCCGCACGATTGTGATCAGCTCTTCGCGCATCTCATTACGGTCTGTCACGCGATCCAGCATACCATGATCCAGCAGGTATTCTGCGCGCTGGAAGCCTTCTGGCAACTTCTCGCGAATAGTCTGTTCGATCACGCGGGCACCGGCAAAACCGATGAGAGCATTAGGCTCTGCGATTTGTACATCGCCAAGCATTGCGTAAGACGCCGTTACACCGCCCGTCGTCGGGTGGGTCAGTACAACAATGTAAGGCAGCCCTGCCTCTTTCAGCATTTGAACCGCGATGGTCGTACGCGGCATTTGCATCAGGCCCAGAATACCTTCTTGCATCCGCGCACCACCGGCAGCGGAAAACAGAACCAATGGGCGCTTCATTTCAACCGCGCGTTCCGCAGCTGCAACGATGGCGTTGCCAACATACATGGACATAGAACCGCCCATGAATGAGAAGTCTTGCGCACAGGCCACAATCGGGGTTCGTCCGATTTCACCCTCAGCGACCAGCATCGCTTCTTTTTCGCCGGTCTTCTTCTGAGCCGCCTTCATGCGTTCAGGGTACTTCTTCTGGTCTTTGAAGTGCAGCGGATCCGCGATTGGCGCAGGCACGTCGATCTCTGTGAAAATGCCGCCATCAAACAAAGACAGAAAACGATCGCGTGGCGAAATACCCATATGGTGACCGCACTGTGTGCAGACATTCAGATTTTCTTTCAGCTCACGATGGAACAGCATCGTCCCGCATTCACCACATTTCGTCCAAAGATTCTCTGGCACTTCGCGGCGCGAGAAGATGGAGTTGATCCGAGGACGGACGTAGTTGGTGATCCAGTTCATAAAAAGCCCCTGAAGACGCGTAACAGAAGTGAAATAAGCCGCAATTCAGGGAAATGCAATTAGCGCCTGATGGCAATTCGCGCCCCAAGCCACAAACACAGCAAAATTGGCCCTTCCAAGATCAAAGCAGCGCGCACCAAATCAACATCTTGTGGGCCATAAGGAACATGTAAGAGCGCCAGACCATCCCAATGGTGTTGCATGGCGACAATCATGATCGCCACGATATTGTTCACGAAATGCATAGCAATCGCTGGCCCAAGGGAGCCACTTCGCGCCGTCAAATCAGCGGCCGCGATGCCAAATGCGGTCGCCCACAAGGCGATGAGCATTGCATTTTCACCATATACTTCTGGGCTGAAATGCAAAAAGCCAAAAAAGATGCTTGGCAGGACCATCCAGACAAGAGGGCTTGCAAACCGAGCGGCCAATTGGCTTTGCAGATATCCGCGAAAGATAAGCTCTTCGGTTGTGACTTGGATAAACAGCCCTAGGAGTGCAGGCAAAACCAGTGGCAGCCACGCGGGAAAACCCAGATGCATTAGTGGTTGCTGGCCTGCAGGCGACGGCAAAACCAAAATGACAGCGACCAGCAGCAACACAATCCGGAACACGCGGAAGAAATCACGGAACGCAGGCTGAATTGGCCCTAAAAGACTCGTGAACGACCTATCATGCACGAGACGCACAACCACCCAGAGAGCCGCAGCAGGCATGATAAACGAGAACAATGTTACAAGCATCGCTCTCGCTGTGTTGCCGGTGATCAGCTCGTATTCAAGGCGATCCCACGCCTCAATAGACTGCAGTATCTGGAAAAGCCCGAGATTGAACGCAATTACCGCGATAAATAAAATGACAAGCCCCACAGATAAACGCGGCAGGCTCGCGCTGGCGCGGGCCGGGGCAATCATATTCTGATGGGCATCATAGGCAGACATGCCACAGCTCTAACGAGGTTTCAGCCATTGGGCTAGAGCTGACATTTACGAAACTTGCCGCCGTCGTTTTGGTCCGCTATCCAATCCAGACCTCTGGAAACGTAGCTAAATGTCCGCCATACCGTCAAAGATCAACATCGGTTTACTCTTCATTGCAGGTCAAATTCTGTTGGCCTGTTTGCCGGAGGTGAGTTCAACCGAACAACCGAGCGCCTGGACCAAATCTCACCGCTTAGGAAATGGCGACATCATCGCAACAGCCCCAGTTGGCTATTGCGTCAACCGCAGTGCAAGACCGACGGCTAACTTTGTCCTCATGGTGAATTGCGACGTTCTAACCGATCAAGCGCGGACGGCCCCTAAATCACGAGGGATATTGACGGTTAGCAGCAGTGGAAGACTAGGCGATCAGGCACAAGTCATTGATTTAGAAAAGTCTTTGGGCGAAGGAAGCACTCAATCCACAAAGGTGCCCGGTCTGGTTGTTCGACAGATGACTGAACAGACCACACCCCGGCTTCCCGGTGCTGCGCCGAACCATTGGCGAGGACTTCTCCAGTATAATAACCGGATCGTAAGCTTTGCAGCCTACGGACCAGAAGGTGGGTCTGTGACCGGCTCAGCTGGGAAACGCTTGCTTGAAAATTTGGCGAAAGAGACCGTGTCAGCAAGCCAACCTTCGGGTCAATAAAGCCGGTCTAAATTCTGGGCTCCTGCGGAAAAAGTTAAAATCTGCCGCTTTTGACGCCTCTAGACGTTTGTTTCAAATAAACCAATCGGCTACACAATACAGAAAGAAGTCGTGAATTGTTTCCAAATCGCGATCAGTAGGTGACTCGGAGCAGTATGGGTACTCGATCAGGTAAACTTTGGCAGCGCATGGTGCAGCGTGGGGTCACACGGTTTTGGGCGCAAGCGGCGCGTGAAGCATCCAATTCGAATCTAAGGGTTCTACGTCGCAGACGCTTGCTCGCACGAAAACTCCGCAATCATTTGGACACGTTGATATCGATAGCAGATGGACGCCTTGCGCTTCCAATAATCGGGTCCAATACCTTTCCCAAGCCTCATGGGACCGATTGGGCATGGCGCCCAACGGTCTGGCGCGACAGCCTGCCATCCAAAGGCATGGTGGCCGTTAAGTCCAAAGAAGGTCTAGGGCAGGAAGTGACACTTTTTCATGACTGCACAATTTCAGAACTTACTTTGCGCCAGCTTCGAAACACCCGCGCGAAAGATCTAGCGCCTTTTGGCCTGCGCATGGATGTTTTTCGCTTTGACGGCTCCTTCCTGTCTTTGGTTGTCGATTTTCCCAAAGAGGCCCTCCAGGACCTCAATCGTCAGTACCTGATCCGTATGGACACCATCGTTGAGATGGAAAAGCCGCTGGAAATCTTCGCCCGTTTCAACATCAAGCACGGCCCGAACACAGAACAGATTGTGAGAGAACTGCCCCTTCATGAAGAAGAAATCATGGTGGAATTCGATCTCGCCTATTCGAAACTCAATGAAAAGAGGATCGACAAAGCCTGGGTCGATTTGATCTTTGAAGGTCCAGAAATGAACCAAGTCATTTTGCGCGATGTCACCTTTAGCCGTCGCCCACGTGCCGAGATGTAAGGACTAAGAGATGAGCAACTATAGCATCAGCAAAACCCGTCTCTTTGAAGGCATCTGGGAAGGCATTGTTTCATCAGAAGACAAAACCGCCGATCAGCCGCATCTTGAAGCGAGCCATCTGGAAAAACCGCTTGAAAACCTAAAGCTTGTACAAGTTGGTGATGGGCGGTGGACCCTGCGCATTCCGATCCCAGCGCATATTCTGGCCGACGGCGTTCAGACGATTTTGATCCGGGATATCATGGCTCAGGAAACTCTAGAGGTGATCACCATCATCTCAGGAGAAGCCATTGCAGAAGACATCCGCGCAGAGATGGACCTTCTGCGCGCAGAACTCGATATGCTGAAACGTGCCTTCCGTCGTCACTGCCTTGAGACAATGTAGGAAGGTCAACCTCGGATCGCTTACGCAACGTTGGCCATGACAGCCCTCTTCAGAAACGGCAAAGTCTGACTCCGACAAATGGAGACAGCTATGACTCGCTATCCAAATCTATTTGAACCACTCGACCTTGGTTTCACGACACTGAAGAACCGCGTGTTGATGGGATCCATGCACACAGGTTTGGAAGAAACCAAAGATTGGAACCGAGTCGCAGAGTTTTATGCGGAGCGTGCTCGAGGCGGTGTCGCTCTAATGGTGACCGGCGGCATGTCTCCGAGTCCTGAGGGAGGGGTGTTTCCCGGAGCCGCTGGGCTGTTCAGCGACGAAGACATTTCCAACCACAAGATCGTAACGGATCGCGTACATGAAAACGGCGGTAAAATCGCTATGCAGATTTTGCACGCAGGTCGCTATGCCTATGGTCCAGATTGTGTAAGCGCCTCACCGGTCAAGTCGCCTATCTCCCCTTTTCCGCCAAAAGAATTGGATGAAGAGGGTATCAAAAAGCAGATCAACGACTTCATAATCGCAACCGTCCGCGCCAAAGAAGCAGGCTATGATGGCGTCGAGATCATGGGGTCTGAAGGATATTTTCTGAACCAGTTTCTTGTCACGCATACCAACAAGCGCACAGATCGCTGGGGCGGCGATTATGAGAACCGAATGCGTTTGCCTGTAGAGGTCGTGCGTCGATGTCGCGAAGCAGTTGGGCCTGACTTCATCATCATCTACCGCATCAGCATGATCGACCTTATCCCAAATGGCTCAACCCATGCCGAGGTCGTGCAGCTCGCTCAGGCCATAGAGAAAGCGGGGGCCACCATCCTGAATACGGGGATAGGCTGGCACGAAGCTCGCATCCCGACCATAGCGACCAGCGTCCCGCGCCGCGCCTTCGCCTGGGTGACAAAGAAGCTGATGGGCAAAGTGTCTATTCCGGTGATCACCAGCAACCGCATCAATACGCCGAAAGTGGCCGAAGAGGTTCTCGCCGAAGGCTGCGCAGATATGGTCTCAATGGCGCGCCCGTTTTTGGCCGACAGCCAGTTTGTGCTGAAGGCGCAGGCTGATCGCGCAGACACCATCGCACCCTGCATTGCCTGCAACCAAGCCTGCTTGGATCATACGTTCAGCGGCAAAATTTCGACCTGTCTCGTCAACCCACGCGCCTGTTATGAAACAGAGCTTCCGATCCTCCGCGCTCAAGAGACAAAGCAAATCGCAGTGGTGGGCGCTGGTCCGGCGGGCATGTCCGCTGCCATGACCGCAGCCGAGCGGGGGCACAATGTTACGCTTTTTGATCGCGACAGTTCCTTAGGTGGCCAACTGAACGTTGCCAAACAAGTGCCGGGTAAAGAAGAATTCTGGGGGCTGGTTGATTGGTTTGAAACCATGCTCAAAGAAATGGGAGTAGAAACAGCACTTGGCCAGACAGTCTCAGCCGGGGACTTAGAAGGATTTGATGAAGTCATCATAGCTACAGGAGTTGTTCCACGTGATCCAGCTATTCCGGGGCAAGATCATTCAAAGGTTTTGGGCTATCTGAATGTGCTGAAACACGGCGCTCCCGTGGGCAAAAAGGTTGCTGTCATTGGCGCTGGTGGCATTGGTTTCGACGTGGCTGAGTTTCTCGTTCAGGAAGGGGAAAGCCCATCGACCAATCTTCCAGATTGGATGGCAGAATGGGGTGTGACCGATCCCGAAAGTGCACCTGGTGGATTGGCTGAAGGCGGCGCAAAACCCGAAGCTGCGGCGCGCGACGTTATTCTGCTTCAGCGCAAAGCCAAGGCCTTGGGCAAAGGTCTTGGGAAGACCACCGGCTGGATTCATCGCATGAGCCTGCGCATGAAAAACGTCCGCATGATCGGTGGAGTGAACTATGAGAAAATTGACGACGCCGGGCTTCATATCTCTTTTGGCGAAGCGCGAGAGAATCCTGAAGTATTGGATGTCGATAACGTTGTGATTTGCGCCGGGCAGCTTTCAGAGCGCAGTCTTGCGGATGCTCTAGAAGCCAAGGGGATCAACTGCCATGTGATCGGTGGCGCCGACGTCGCGGCAGAGCTCGACGCAAAACGCGCAATCAATCAGGGCGTGCGACTGGCTGCAGAACTCTAATCACTGTCATGCGTTTTTAGGCTATCGGCCGGAGCTTCATCCCGTTCGGTCATACCGTAGTCCCGCAAAACGGAAGCCACTCGGAGGCGGTAATTCGCAAATATCCCAGTGCGGCCTCGAGATTGCGCGGCACGATGTTCGGCCACGGTGCGCCATTCGGCGACTGCTTTTTCGTCCCGAAAAAAGGAAAGCGATAGGAGCTTTCCTTCCTGTGTCAGACTTTGAAACCGCTCAACCGAAATGAACCCGTCGATCTGTTCCAAGAGTGGTTTCAGCTCTGCTGCGATATCCAAGTAGTCCGCTTTGCGGCCTTCTGCGATTTCAACTTCAAATATCACTGCAATCATCTCGCTTCCCCATGTGGCTCAGAGGCAAGTTTCAGAAAAGTTCGATCTTCCCGCAAGATGAAACGCTCTCTCTGCGCAAACTGAAAGTTTTCGCGCCCCAAGGGATCGGCGGACAAGCGAGCCCTGTAAGCTTCATAGTCTGCCAAGCTGGCGATATTGTAGATGCCATAAGCTAATGTACTGCTGCCTTCGTGGGGTGCGTAATAACCGATCAGATCAGCACCGTTCCGAGGAATGGCTTGGCCCCAATTGCGCGCGTATTGCTCAAACTGAGATTTCTTGGTCGGGTCGATTTGATATCGAATAATACAGGTAAGCATGACATCTCCTAGTCTTTGACCAGCAGCCTATCCTCTTGCTTTGCCTTTATGCTTCGGCCATGGTCGAAGTATGAAAGAAGGTCCTAACTTTTCTCAGATCGCCGCTCTGATCGGTGACCCGGCTCGTGGAAACATCCTGACGGCCCTGATGAGTGGCAAAGCCCTGACAGCCAGCGAGTTGGCGAGTGAAGCCGGTGTCAGCGCACAAACGGCCTCTGTTCACCTATCCAAGTTGCGAGAAAGCGCCTTGGTCTCAGAGCGGAAATCAGGCCGGCATAAGTATTTTACTTTGGCGAGCGACGAGGTCGCAGATGTTCTGGAGGCCCTCATGGGACTTGCTGCGACAACCGGAAACCTCCGAACACGCACTGGGCCAAAAGACGCCGCAATGCGTGATGCGCGGGTGTGTTACAATCACTTAGCTGGAAATATGGGTGTGCAAATGTACCGCGCCATGAGAGCACATGGGCATATTGTTGGAACAGAAGCTGAGCTTAAGCTTTCTGACTCCGGCAAAGTCTTCATAGCTGATCTGGGCGTCGACATTGAAAATCTGCCCAAAAGCAAATCTCCGTTGTGCAAATCCTGTCTGGACTGGAGCGAACGGGAATCTCACCTCTCCGGGCAGTTAGGCCGAGCATTGTTGACCAAATTCTATCAGTTGGGTTGGGCGCGCAGGTTGCCGGATAGTCGTGTGATTGAGTTCACAAAATCTGGAAAAATCGCTTTTGAACAACGGTTTGGCAGTGATAAAACTCCCTGATATGGCAGCATGTTTTTGGTATTATGTTGTTTCCACGCCTTGAACGATCCCTGACAAAACCCTGATATTGTCCGCCCCCTGCCCATTTCGCGCCTCATTTTGAGATCAGACCTAGGGTCAACGAGTTTTGACCACGAGGAATGCGAAATGGATCGCCTTACGGAAATGGAAGCCTTTGCCACGGTCGTTGACCAAGGTGGCTTCACCGATGCCGCGAAAAAGATGGGCATCTCCAAATCCGCGGTCTCCAAACATGTGTCCAGTCTGGAGGCACGTTTGGGTGCCCGCCTGCTGAACCGCACCACCCGTCGGGTGAGCCCGACGGAGATTGGCCTAGCCTATTATGACCGCGCACGCCGCGTTCTGAATGATGCTGGAGAGGCTGATGCATTGGTCACATCTATGCAATCAGCGCCATCCGGCCTGCTGCGCATTTCTGTGGCTACGGATTTTGGTGTGAACCACTTGAGCCCCGTACTGGGCGAATTCCTGGCTGACTTCCCAGAAGTCACGGTGAATATGGTTCTGAACAACCGCTATGTAGAGCTGATCTCTGAAGGCTTTGATATGGCCATTCGCGTTGGTGAATTGGAAGACAGCTCACTACGTGCCCGCAAGCTTACGGAAACCACAACCCGTATGATTGCGAGCCCTGAGTACTTTGAGAAACATGGTCGTCCCACAAAGATCGACGACTTGAACGATCATAAGCTGCTGCATTACTCCAGCCAATCCAATGGTGCGGTTTGGAAACTGACAGCACCATCTGGCGAAAAGCGCCAAGTGCGTAC carries:
- a CDS encoding CPBP family intramembrane glutamic endopeptidase, with protein sequence MSAYDAHQNMIAPARASASLPRLSVGLVILFIAVIAFNLGLFQILQSIEAWDRLEYELITGNTARAMLVTLFSFIMPAAALWVVVRLVHDRSFTSLLGPIQPAFRDFFRVFRIVLLLVAVILVLPSPAGQQPLMHLGFPAWLPLVLPALLGLFIQVTTEELIFRGYLQSQLAARFASPLVWMVLPSIFFGFLHFSPEVYGENAMLIALWATAFGIAAADLTARSGSLGPAIAMHFVNNIVAIMIVAMQHHWDGLALLHVPYGPQDVDLVRAALILEGPILLCLWLGARIAIRR
- a CDS encoding DUF6478 family protein, which encodes MGTRSGKLWQRMVQRGVTRFWAQAAREASNSNLRVLRRRRLLARKLRNHLDTLISIADGRLALPIIGSNTFPKPHGTDWAWRPTVWRDSLPSKGMVAVKSKEGLGQEVTLFHDCTISELTLRQLRNTRAKDLAPFGLRMDVFRFDGSFLSLVVDFPKEALQDLNRQYLIRMDTIVEMEKPLEIFARFNIKHGPNTEQIVRELPLHEEEIMVEFDLAYSKLNEKRIDKAWVDLIFEGPEMNQVILRDVTFSRRPRAEM
- a CDS encoding NADPH-dependent 2,4-dienoyl-CoA reductase, which produces MTRYPNLFEPLDLGFTTLKNRVLMGSMHTGLEETKDWNRVAEFYAERARGGVALMVTGGMSPSPEGGVFPGAAGLFSDEDISNHKIVTDRVHENGGKIAMQILHAGRYAYGPDCVSASPVKSPISPFPPKELDEEGIKKQINDFIIATVRAKEAGYDGVEIMGSEGYFLNQFLVTHTNKRTDRWGGDYENRMRLPVEVVRRCREAVGPDFIIIYRISMIDLIPNGSTHAEVVQLAQAIEKAGATILNTGIGWHEARIPTIATSVPRRAFAWVTKKLMGKVSIPVITSNRINTPKVAEEVLAEGCADMVSMARPFLADSQFVLKAQADRADTIAPCIACNQACLDHTFSGKISTCLVNPRACYETELPILRAQETKQIAVVGAGPAGMSAAMTAAERGHNVTLFDRDSSLGGQLNVAKQVPGKEEFWGLVDWFETMLKEMGVETALGQTVSAGDLEGFDEVIIATGVVPRDPAIPGQDHSKVLGYLNVLKHGAPVGKKVAVIGAGGIGFDVAEFLVQEGESPSTNLPDWMAEWGVTDPESAPGGLAEGGAKPEAAARDVILLQRKAKALGKGLGKTTGWIHRMSLRMKNVRMIGGVNYEKIDDAGLHISFGEARENPEVLDVDNVVICAGQLSERSLADALEAKGINCHVIGGADVAAELDAKRAINQGVRLAAEL
- a CDS encoding antibiotic biosynthesis monooxygenase family protein encodes the protein MIAVIFEVEIAEGRKADYLDIAAELKPLLEQIDGFISVERFQSLTQEGKLLSLSFFRDEKAVAEWRTVAEHRAAQSRGRTGIFANYRLRVASVLRDYGMTERDEAPADSLKTHDSD
- a CDS encoding NIPSNAP family protein, producing the protein MLTCIIRYQIDPTKKSQFEQYARNWGQAIPRNGADLIGYYAPHEGSSTLAYGIYNIASLADYEAYRARLSADPLGRENFQFAQRERFILREDRTFLKLASEPHGEAR
- a CDS encoding ArsR/SmtB family transcription factor; the encoded protein is MKEGPNFSQIAALIGDPARGNILTALMSGKALTASELASEAGVSAQTASVHLSKLRESALVSERKSGRHKYFTLASDEVADVLEALMGLAATTGNLRTRTGPKDAAMRDARVCYNHLAGNMGVQMYRAMRAHGHIVGTEAELKLSDSGKVFIADLGVDIENLPKSKSPLCKSCLDWSERESHLSGQLGRALLTKFYQLGWARRLPDSRVIEFTKSGKIAFEQRFGSDKTP
- a CDS encoding LysR family transcriptional regulator, whose translation is MDRLTEMEAFATVVDQGGFTDAAKKMGISKSAVSKHVSSLEARLGARLLNRTTRRVSPTEIGLAYYDRARRVLNDAGEADALVTSMQSAPSGLLRISVATDFGVNHLSPVLGEFLADFPEVTVNMVLNNRYVELISEGFDMAIRVGELEDSSLRARKLTETTTRMIASPEYFEKHGRPTKIDDLNDHKLLHYSSQSNGAVWKLTAPSGEKRQVRTAGWLSVNDGQSLLNAAIAGLGIAYLPSFLYADAMEQGLVMDAIPDLPIETQGIYAVYPPGRFTQPKVRAFIDFLVHSFAAKGPTDW